A window from Shewanella livingstonensis encodes these proteins:
- the rplP gene encoding 50S ribosomal protein L16 produces the protein MLQPKRMKFRKMFKGRNRGLANGTEVSFGTFGLKAVGRGRLTARQIESARRAMTRHVKRQGQIWIRVFPDKPITSKPLEVRMGKGKGNVEYWVCQIQPGKVLYEMDGVPESLAREAFALASAKLPLKTTFVTKTVM, from the coding sequence ATGCTGCAACCTAAACGTATGAAGTTTCGCAAGATGTTCAAAGGCCGCAACCGTGGTCTAGCGAACGGTACTGAAGTTAGCTTTGGTACTTTCGGTTTGAAAGCAGTCGGCCGTGGTCGTTTAACTGCTCGTCAAATTGAATCTGCACGTCGTGCCATGACACGTCACGTTAAACGTCAAGGACAAATTTGGATTCGAGTTTTCCCTGACAAGCCAATTACCTCTAAGCCTCTTGAAGTGCGTATGGGTAAAGGTAAAGGTAACGTTGAATACTGGGTATGTCAGATTCAACCTGGTAAGGTTCTTTACGAGATGGATGGTGTTCCTGAATCGTTGGCTCGTGAAGCCTTCGCTTTAGCATCTGCTAAGCTACCTCTGAAGACTACCTTCGTAACTAAGACGGTGATGTAA
- the rplD gene encoding 50S ribosomal protein L4: MELVLKDAQSALEVSETTFGRDFNEALVHQVVVAYAANARQGTRAQKTRAEVTGSGKKPWRQKGTGRARAGSVKGPIWRGGGVTFAAKTQDHSQKVNKKMYRGALKSILSELVRQERLVVVESFGVDAPKTKELKAKLKAMNLEDVLIVTAEVDENLFLAARNLYKVDVRDVAGLDPVSLIAFNTVLVTADAVKQIEEMLA; the protein is encoded by the coding sequence ATGGAATTGGTATTGAAAGACGCGCAGAGCGCTCTTGAAGTTTCCGAAACTACCTTCGGCCGTGACTTTAACGAGGCATTGGTTCATCAGGTAGTTGTAGCTTACGCTGCAAACGCACGTCAAGGCACTCGTGCCCAAAAGACGCGCGCGGAAGTAACTGGCTCAGGCAAAAAGCCTTGGCGCCAGAAAGGCACTGGCCGCGCTCGTGCCGGTAGTGTTAAAGGCCCGATCTGGCGTGGAGGTGGCGTAACATTCGCTGCTAAAACTCAAGATCACAGCCAAAAAGTTAACAAGAAAATGTACCGTGGTGCTCTTAAGAGCATTCTGTCTGAATTGGTACGTCAAGAACGTCTAGTCGTTGTTGAATCGTTTGGTGTTGATGCTCCTAAAACTAAAGAGCTGAAAGCTAAATTGAAAGCAATGAACTTAGAAGATGTTCTTATTGTTACTGCAGAAGTTGATGAGAATTTATTCTTAGCAGCTCGCAACTTATACAAGGTTGATGTGCGTGACGTAGCGGGTTTAGACCCAGTTAGTCTAATTGCATTCAACACTGTTCTTGTTACTGCTGATGCAGTGAAGCAAATCGAGGAGATGCTAGCATGA
- the rplB gene encoding 50S ribosomal protein L2: MAVIKCKPTSPGRRHVVKVVNTDLHKGKPFAGLLAKKTKSGGRNNTGRITVRHVGGGHKQHYRIVDFKRNKDGIPAKVERLEYDPNRTAHIALVLYADGERRYILAAKGMKAGDPIKSGLDADIKTGNAMPLRNIPVGSVVHAVEMKPGKGAQIARSAGAYVQVVARDGAYATLRLRSGEMRKVPVDCRATFGEVGNAEHMLRQLGKAGAKRWRGIRPTVRGVAMNPVDHPHGGGEGRTSGGRHPVSPWGVPTKGYKTRSNKRTDKYIVRRRNK, encoded by the coding sequence ATGGCAGTTATTAAGTGTAAGCCAACCTCTCCAGGTCGTCGCCACGTAGTTAAAGTGGTGAATACGGACCTGCATAAGGGTAAACCTTTTGCTGGCCTGTTGGCGAAAAAAACTAAAAGTGGTGGCCGTAACAATACTGGCCGTATCACTGTACGCCACGTAGGTGGTGGACATAAGCAGCACTATCGTATTGTTGACTTTAAACGCAACAAAGATGGTATCCCTGCGAAAGTTGAACGTCTTGAATACGATCCAAACCGTACAGCGCACATCGCGTTAGTACTTTATGCAGATGGTGAACGTCGTTATATTCTTGCTGCAAAAGGCATGAAAGCTGGCGACCCAATCAAATCTGGTTTGGATGCAGACATCAAGACTGGTAACGCTATGCCGTTACGCAACATTCCAGTAGGTAGTGTTGTACACGCTGTTGAGATGAAGCCTGGTAAAGGCGCTCAGATCGCACGTTCAGCTGGTGCTTATGTACAAGTTGTTGCTCGTGATGGTGCTTATGCAACTCTACGTCTTCGCTCTGGCGAAATGCGTAAAGTTCCTGTAGATTGCCGCGCGACATTTGGTGAAGTTGGTAATGCCGAACACATGCTACGCCAGTTAGGTAAAGCAGGTGCTAAGCGCTGGAGAGGCATACGCCCTACAGTTCGCGGTGTTGCAATGAACCCAGTAGACCATCCACATGGTGGTGGTGAAGGCCGTACTTCTGGTGGACGTCATCCAGTGAGTCCATGGGGTGTGCCGACTAAGGGTTATAAAACTCGTAGCAACAAGCGCACTGATAAGTACATCGTACGTCGTCGTAATAAATAG
- the rpsJ gene encoding 30S ribosomal protein S10 encodes MQNQRIRIRLKGFDHRLIDQSTAEIVETAKRTGAQVRGPIPLPTRKERFTILISPHVNKDARDQYEIRTHKRLVDIVEPTEKTVDALMRLDLAAGVDVQISLG; translated from the coding sequence ATGCAGAACCAAAGAATCCGTATCCGTCTGAAAGGCTTCGATCATCGTTTGATTGATCAGTCTACAGCGGAAATCGTTGAAACTGCTAAGCGCACAGGCGCGCAGGTACGTGGTCCTATTCCACTACCAACTCGCAAAGAGCGTTTTACCATTTTGATCTCTCCGCACGTTAATAAAGATGCACGTGATCAGTACGAAATTCGTACCCACAAGCGTTTAGTTGACATCGTAGAGCCAACAGAAAAGACAGTAGACGCATTAATGCGTTTAGATCTTGCGGCTGGTGTCGACGTTCAGATTAGCTTAGGTTAA
- the tuf gene encoding elongation factor Tu has translation MAKAKFERIKPHVNVGTIGHVDHGKTTLTAAISAVLSKTYGGEVKNFAQIDNAPEERERGITINTSHIEYDTPIRHYAHVDCPGHADYVKNMITGAAQMDGAILVVAATDGPMPQTREHILLSRQVGVPFIIVFMNKCDMVDDEELLELVEMEVRELLSEYDFPGDDLPVIQGSALKALEGQPEWEAKILELAEALDTYIPEPARDIDKPFLLPIEDVFSISGRGTVVTGRVERGIVRISDEVEIVGVRPTTKTTCTGVEMFRKLLDEGRAGENCGVLLRGTKRDDVERGQVLAKPGSINPHTTFESEVYVLSKEEGGRHTPFFKGYRPQFFFRTTDVTGTIELPEGVEMVMPGDNIKMVVTLIYPIAMDDGLRFAIREGGRTVGAGVVAKIIA, from the coding sequence GTGGCAAAAGCTAAATTTGAACGTATTAAGCCTCACGTAAACGTGGGCACCATCGGTCACGTTGACCATGGTAAAACAACTTTAACAGCAGCAATTTCTGCCGTTTTGTCTAAAACTTATGGTGGTGAAGTTAAAAACTTCGCACAAATCGATAACGCTCCAGAAGAGCGTGAGCGCGGTATTACAATTAATACTTCTCACATCGAATATGACACACCAATCCGTCACTACGCACACGTAGATTGTCCAGGTCACGCGGATTATGTTAAAAACATGATTACCGGTGCTGCACAAATGGACGGCGCAATCTTAGTAGTTGCTGCTACAGATGGCCCAATGCCACAGACTCGTGAGCACATTTTGCTTTCACGTCAAGTAGGCGTACCTTTCATCATCGTATTCATGAACAAGTGTGACATGGTAGATGACGAAGAATTACTAGAATTAGTAGAAATGGAAGTGCGTGAGCTTCTTTCAGAATACGACTTCCCAGGTGATGATTTACCAGTAATTCAAGGTTCAGCTCTTAAGGCACTAGAAGGCCAGCCAGAGTGGGAAGCTAAAATTCTTGAGCTTGCAGAAGCCCTAGATACTTATATTCCAGAACCAGCTCGTGACATCGACAAGCCATTCCTACTACCAATCGAAGACGTTTTCTCGATTTCAGGTCGTGGTACAGTGGTAACAGGTCGTGTTGAACGTGGTATCGTTCGCATATCAGACGAAGTTGAAATTGTTGGTGTTCGTCCAACAACTAAAACAACGTGTACTGGTGTAGAAATGTTCCGCAAGCTACTTGACGAAGGTCGTGCTGGCGAAAACTGTGGTGTGTTATTACGCGGAACTAAGCGTGATGACGTTGAACGTGGTCAAGTACTAGCTAAGCCTGGTTCAATTAACCCACACACAACATTCGAATCAGAAGTGTATGTGTTATCAAAAGAAGAAGGCGGACGTCATACTCCATTCTTCAAAGGTTACCGCCCACAGTTCTTCTTCCGTACCACAGACGTAACAGGCACAATTGAGTTACCAGAAGGCGTAGAAATGGTTATGCCTGGTGATAACATCAAGATGGTTGTTACTTTGATTTACCCAATCGCGATGGACGACGGTTTACGTTTTGCTATCCGTGAAGGTGGCCGTACAGTTGGTGCAGGTGTTGTGGCTAAAATTATCGCGTAA
- the rpmC gene encoding 50S ribosomal protein L29, translated as MKASELREKSVEELNAELLGLLREQFNLRMQHATGQLTQTNQLKLVRRNIARVKTIITSKAGA; from the coding sequence ATGAAAGCGAGCGAACTAAGAGAAAAGAGCGTTGAAGAACTTAACGCTGAATTACTTGGTCTGCTGCGTGAGCAGTTTAACCTGCGTATGCAACACGCTACTGGTCAGTTGACTCAAACGAATCAGTTGAAACTAGTGCGTCGTAACATTGCACGTGTTAAGACCATTATTACTTCTAAGGCAGGTGCGTAA
- the rplV gene encoding 50S ribosomal protein L22, with amino-acid sequence MEVLAKHRFARTSAQKARLVADQIRGLSVSKALEILTFSPKKAAVLVKKVLDSAIANAEHNEGADIDELKVGAVFVDEGPTMKRIMPRAKGRADRIMKRTSHITVVVSDR; translated from the coding sequence ATGGAAGTTTTAGCTAAACATCGTTTTGCTCGTACGTCTGCGCAGAAGGCCCGTCTAGTTGCTGATCAAATTCGTGGATTGTCTGTTTCAAAGGCACTCGAAATTTTGACATTCAGCCCCAAGAAAGCCGCCGTACTAGTTAAAAAAGTACTTGACTCAGCTATCGCAAACGCCGAACACAACGAAGGTGCTGACATTGATGAGCTTAAAGTTGGAGCCGTCTTCGTAGATGAAGGCCCAACAATGAAGCGTATCATGCCACGTGCTAAAGGCCGCGCTGATCGTATCATGAAGCGTACCAGCCACATTACTGTGGTTGTATCAGATCGCTAG
- the rpsQ gene encoding 30S ribosomal protein S17, translating to MSDKIRTLQGKVISNKMDKSITVAIERQVKHPIYGKYIKRTTKIHAHDETNQCNEGDFVAISQCRPLSKTKSWTLAEVVTKA from the coding sequence ATGTCTGATAAAATCCGTACTTTGCAAGGTAAAGTAATTAGCAACAAAATGGACAAGTCTATTACTGTTGCTATTGAGCGCCAAGTGAAACATCCTATTTATGGGAAGTACATTAAGCGTACAACTAAGATCCATGCACATGACGAAACTAATCAGTGTAATGAAGGGGATTTCGTGGCTATTAGCCAGTGTCGTCCTCTATCTAAGACTAAGTCTTGGACACTAGCTGAAGTAGTAACAAAAGCCTAA
- the rplX gene encoding 50S ribosomal protein L24, producing MAAKIRREDEVIILAGKDKGSRGKVSQVLPTGKLIVEGLNLVKKHQKPNPQLGVTGGVIEKEAPIQTSNVAIFNQATGKADRVGFRFEDGKKVRFFKSNSELVK from the coding sequence ATGGCAGCTAAAATCCGTCGTGAAGACGAAGTAATTATATTAGCAGGTAAAGACAAGGGTAGCCGCGGTAAGGTTTCTCAAGTTCTACCTACTGGTAAGTTAATTGTTGAAGGCCTCAATCTTGTTAAAAAGCACCAGAAACCAAACCCTCAATTGGGCGTGACTGGTGGTGTTATCGAGAAAGAAGCACCGATTCAAACATCAAACGTTGCGATCTTTAACCAAGCCACAGGCAAGGCAGATCGTGTTGGTTTCCGATTTGAAGACGGAAAAAAAGTCCGTTTCTTTAAATCGAACAGCGAACTCGTTAAGTAA
- the rplW gene encoding 50S ribosomal protein L23 — MIREERLLKVILAPHISEKSTVVAEKNNTVVFRVAIDATKAEIKAAVAKLFEVEVDSVRTLVNKGKTKRTGGRVGRRSDWKKAYVTLAAGADIDFVGGAE; from the coding sequence ATGATCCGCGAAGAACGTTTGCTAAAAGTTATTCTAGCTCCTCACATCTCTGAAAAGAGTACTGTGGTTGCTGAGAAAAACAACACTGTAGTTTTCCGCGTAGCAATCGATGCAACTAAAGCAGAGATTAAAGCTGCAGTAGCGAAGCTATTTGAAGTTGAAGTTGATTCGGTTCGCACTTTAGTTAACAAAGGCAAAACCAAACGTACCGGTGGCCGTGTAGGTCGTCGTAGCGATTGGAAAAAAGCTTATGTTACTTTAGCTGCTGGTGCTGACATTGATTTCGTCGGCGGCGCTGAATAA
- the rpsN gene encoding 30S ribosomal protein S14, translated as MAKTSMKAREAKRAQLVAKYAEKRLALKAIISSPATSEEERWDAVLKLQALPRDSSAARQRNRCNQTGRPHGFLRKFGLSRIKLREATMRGEVPGLRKASW; from the coding sequence ATGGCAAAAACATCTATGAAAGCACGTGAAGCAAAACGTGCGCAGCTCGTAGCTAAATATGCTGAAAAGCGTTTAGCACTTAAGGCTATTATCAGCAGCCCTGCAACTTCTGAAGAAGAACGTTGGGATGCCGTACTTAAGTTACAAGCTCTACCACGTGATTCTAGCGCTGCGCGTCAACGCAACCGCTGTAATCAAACTGGTCGCCCACATGGTTTTCTACGTAAATTCGGTTTAAGCCGTATTAAATTACGTGAAGCAACCATGCGTGGTGAAGTTCCTGGTCTGCGTAAGGCCAGCTGGTAA
- the rplE gene encoding 50S ribosomal protein L5, with translation MAKLHDKYQETVVAELAKKFGYSSVMQVPRIEKITLNMGVGEAVADKKVMEHALRDMTAIAGQKPIVTVARKSVAGFKIREGYPIGCKVTLRGERMWEFLERLVDIAIPRIRDFRGLSAKAFDGRGNYAMGVREQIIFPEIDYDKIDKIRGMDIVITTTAKNDEEGRALLDAFNFPFKK, from the coding sequence ATGGCGAAACTGCATGATAAATATCAAGAGACTGTAGTTGCTGAACTAGCTAAAAAGTTCGGCTACAGCAGTGTCATGCAAGTCCCTCGGATTGAAAAAATCACCCTAAACATGGGTGTGGGCGAAGCTGTTGCAGATAAGAAAGTTATGGAGCATGCGCTCCGTGACATGACTGCAATCGCTGGCCAGAAACCAATTGTAACTGTTGCTCGTAAATCAGTTGCTGGTTTTAAAATCCGTGAAGGCTACCCTATAGGCTGTAAAGTTACCCTACGCGGAGAGCGTATGTGGGAATTTTTAGAGCGTTTAGTTGACATTGCAATACCACGTATTCGTGATTTCCGAGGCTTAAGCGCAAAAGCGTTTGACGGCCGTGGTAATTACGCAATGGGCGTGCGTGAGCAGATCATCTTCCCAGAAATCGATTATGATAAAATCGATAAAATTCGTGGTATGGATATTGTTATCACTACTACTGCGAAGAATGATGAAGAAGGTCGTGCTTTGTTAGACGCTTTTAACTTCCCATTCAAGAAATAA
- the fusA gene encoding elongation factor G, with amino-acid sequence MARITPIEHYRNIGIVAHVDAGKTTTTERVLFYTGMSHKIGEVHDGAATTDWMVQEQERGITITSAAVTTFWRGMDAQFAQHRINIIDTPGHVDFTIEVERSLRVLDGAVVVFCGSSGVEPQSETVWRQADKYHVPRIVFVNKMDRAGADFDRVIKQIRNRLGATCVPIQLNIGAEENFKGVIDLIKMKAINWSETDQGMTFTYEDIPANLAAKAAEMHEYLVEAAAEASDELMNKYLEEGELSEQEIKTALRQRTINNEIVLATCGSAFKNKGVQAVLDAVVDFLPAPNDVPAITGIDDSEKEVKRPPDDNAPFAALAFKIATDPFVGTLTFIRVYSGVLESGSGVYNSVKQKRERVGRIVQMHANDRTELKEVRAGDIAAAIGLKDVTTGDTLCDNDHRVILERMEFPEPVITIAVEPRSKADQDKMGIALQKLAAEDPSFKVETDDESAQTLISGMGELHLDIIVDRMRREFGVECNVGKPQVAYRETIRSKVEVEGKFVRQSGGRGQFGHVWLRIEPLEEGAGYEFVNEIVGGVVPREFIPAVDKGIQEQMKNGVLAGYPVLDVKVTLFDGSYHDVDSNEMAFKIAGSMGFKQGALEATPVLLEPCMKVEVTTPENYMGDVVGDLNRRRGIIEGMDDGIAGVKLVHAVVPLSEMFGYATDLRSASQGRASYSMEFLKYADAPQNIAKAIIESRN; translated from the coding sequence GTGGCTCGTATAACCCCAATTGAGCATTATCGTAATATCGGTATTGTTGCTCATGTGGATGCAGGTAAAACTACCACAACAGAACGTGTTCTGTTCTATACCGGTATGTCTCATAAAATCGGTGAGGTGCATGACGGCGCTGCCACGACAGATTGGATGGTACAGGAGCAAGAGCGTGGTATTACTATCACTTCTGCTGCAGTAACAACCTTTTGGCGCGGTATGGATGCTCAATTTGCCCAACACCGAATTAATATCATCGATACCCCAGGTCACGTAGACTTCACAATTGAAGTCGAGCGTTCATTGCGCGTACTTGATGGTGCAGTAGTTGTATTCTGCGGATCATCAGGCGTTGAACCACAATCTGAAACCGTATGGCGTCAAGCTGATAAATACCACGTTCCACGTATTGTATTTGTTAACAAGATGGACCGTGCAGGTGCAGATTTTGATCGAGTTATAAAACAAATCCGTAACCGTCTTGGTGCGACTTGTGTTCCTATTCAATTGAATATTGGAGCAGAAGAGAACTTCAAGGGTGTTATCGATTTAATTAAGATGAAAGCTATTAACTGGTCTGAAACAGATCAGGGTATGACTTTTACTTATGAAGACATTCCTGCAAATTTAGCAGCAAAAGCTGCCGAAATGCATGAGTATCTCGTGGAAGCAGCAGCTGAAGCCTCCGATGAACTGATGAATAAATACCTTGAAGAAGGTGAGTTATCAGAACAAGAGATTAAAACAGCTTTGCGCCAGCGCACAATTAATAATGAGATCGTTTTAGCTACCTGTGGTTCTGCATTTAAGAACAAAGGTGTGCAAGCGGTACTCGATGCGGTAGTTGACTTCTTACCCGCACCTAATGATGTTCCTGCAATTACAGGCATTGATGACAGCGAAAAAGAAGTAAAACGCCCACCGGATGATAATGCCCCTTTTGCGGCGTTAGCATTTAAAATTGCGACTGATCCATTTGTTGGAACACTGACCTTTATTCGCGTGTACTCAGGCGTGCTTGAATCGGGTTCTGGTGTTTACAACTCTGTTAAGCAGAAGCGTGAACGAGTCGGTCGTATTGTGCAAATGCACGCAAACGATCGAACAGAACTGAAAGAAGTGCGTGCTGGTGATATAGCGGCAGCTATCGGTCTTAAAGATGTAACAACCGGTGATACTCTTTGCGATAACGATCACAGAGTGATTCTTGAGCGCATGGAGTTCCCTGAACCTGTAATTACCATTGCCGTTGAGCCTCGTTCAAAAGCTGACCAAGATAAAATGGGGATTGCGTTGCAAAAATTAGCAGCGGAAGATCCATCATTCAAAGTTGAGACTGATGACGAATCGGCGCAAACACTGATATCTGGTATGGGCGAATTGCACTTAGACATTATCGTTGACCGTATGCGTCGCGAGTTCGGTGTAGAGTGTAACGTAGGTAAACCGCAGGTTGCCTATCGAGAAACAATTCGTTCTAAAGTTGAAGTGGAAGGAAAGTTCGTACGTCAATCTGGCGGACGTGGTCAATTTGGCCATGTTTGGCTAAGAATTGAGCCACTCGAAGAGGGTGCCGGTTACGAATTTGTCAACGAAATAGTAGGTGGTGTAGTTCCTCGAGAATTTATACCTGCTGTTGACAAAGGTATTCAAGAACAGATGAAGAATGGCGTATTAGCCGGCTATCCTGTACTTGACGTGAAAGTTACTTTGTTTGATGGTTCATATCATGATGTGGACTCAAACGAAATGGCATTCAAAATTGCTGGTTCTATGGGCTTTAAACAGGGGGCGCTAGAAGCGACTCCGGTGTTGCTCGAACCTTGTATGAAAGTAGAAGTGACTACACCTGAAAATTATATGGGCGACGTTGTAGGTGATTTAAACCGCCGTCGTGGCATAATCGAAGGTATGGATGATGGCATCGCAGGTGTTAAACTTGTCCACGCAGTAGTACCTTTATCTGAAATGTTTGGTTATGCGACTGATTTGCGCTCTGCATCTCAGGGTCGTGCTTCATACTCTATGGAGTTTTTGAAGTACGCTGATGCACCGCAAAACATTGCAAAAGCGATTATAGAATCTCGTAACTAA
- the rplN gene encoding 50S ribosomal protein L14, producing the protein MIQMQSTLDVACNSGARRVQCIKVLGGSHRRYAGIGDIIKVSVKEAIPRAKAKKGDVYNAVVVRTKKGVRRPDGSVIRFDRNAAVLLNANLAPIGTRIFGPVTRELRNDKFMKIVSLAPEVL; encoded by the coding sequence ATGATCCAAATGCAATCGACTCTAGACGTCGCATGTAACAGCGGCGCACGCAGAGTTCAGTGTATTAAGGTCTTGGGTGGCTCTCATCGTCGTTATGCCGGTATCGGCGACATCATCAAAGTTTCTGTAAAAGAAGCCATTCCCCGCGCTAAAGCGAAGAAAGGTGATGTATATAACGCGGTGGTAGTCCGTACTAAGAAAGGCGTACGTCGTCCAGACGGTTCTGTCATTCGCTTCGATCGGAATGCAGCGGTATTGCTTAACGCAAACCTTGCACCGATTGGTACTCGTATCTTTGGCCCAGTGACACGTGAATTGCGTAATGATAAATTCATGAAGATTGTCTCGCTGGCACCAGAAGTACTGTAA
- the rplC gene encoding 50S ribosomal protein L3, with protein sequence MAIGLIGRKVGMTRIFTEDGVSIPVTVIEIAGNRVTQVKTLETDGYRALQVTTGTKKANRITKAEAGHFAKGGIEAGRGLWEMRLADGEGEGIEVGAELNVDIFAETVKVDVTGQSKGKGFQGGVKRWNFRTQDMTHGNSLAHRSNGSIGQNQTPGRVFKGKKMSGHMGAEQVTTQNLHVVRVDAERNLLLVRGAVPGATNGDLIIKPAVKA encoded by the coding sequence ATGGCTATCGGTCTTATCGGTCGTAAAGTGGGTATGACTCGCATCTTCACTGAAGATGGTGTTTCAATCCCAGTAACAGTAATTGAAATAGCTGGCAACCGAGTTACTCAAGTGAAAACTTTAGAAACTGACGGTTACCGTGCACTTCAAGTGACTACTGGTACCAAAAAAGCCAATCGCATCACTAAAGCAGAAGCAGGTCACTTTGCCAAGGGCGGCATCGAAGCCGGTCGTGGTTTGTGGGAAATGCGTTTAGCAGATGGTGAAGGCGAAGGCATTGAAGTTGGTGCTGAGCTTAATGTTGATATTTTCGCAGAAACTGTGAAAGTAGACGTTACCGGTCAATCAAAAGGTAAAGGATTTCAAGGCGGTGTTAAGCGTTGGAACTTCCGTACCCAAGATATGACTCACGGTAACTCTTTGGCACACCGTTCGAATGGTTCTATCGGTCAGAACCAAACGCCTGGTCGTGTATTCAAAGGCAAGAAAATGTCAGGCCATATGGGTGCTGAACAAGTAACAACTCAAAATCTACACGTTGTACGTGTTGATGCAGAGCGTAACTTGTTATTAGTGCGCGGCGCAGTTCCAGGCGCTACCAATGGTGACTTGATTATCAAGCCAGCAGTTAAAGCTTAA
- the rpsC gene encoding 30S ribosomal protein S3, giving the protein MGQKVHPNGIRLGITKPWISTWYADKSDYANNLNSDWEVRQYLTEKLKAASVSKIVIERPAKSIRVTIHTARPGIVIGKKGEDVEVLRAYVSKITGTTAQINIAEIRKPELDAKLVADSIAQQLERRVMFRRAMKRAVQNAMRIGAQGIKVQVSGRLGGAEIARAEWYREGRVPLHTLRADIDYSTAESHTQYGVIGIKVWIFKGEVLDGLIPAIEEPKQQPKRKPRGK; this is encoded by the coding sequence ATGGGACAGAAAGTACATCCTAATGGTATCCGTCTGGGTATCACTAAGCCTTGGATCTCTACCTGGTACGCAGATAAGTCAGACTATGCAAATAATCTGAACAGCGACTGGGAAGTGCGTCAATATTTAACTGAAAAGTTAAAAGCCGCATCAGTATCTAAGATTGTAATTGAACGCCCAGCGAAAAGCATCCGCGTTACTATTCACACTGCCCGTCCAGGTATTGTGATTGGTAAGAAAGGTGAAGACGTTGAAGTATTACGTGCATATGTGTCTAAAATCACAGGCACTACTGCTCAAATCAACATCGCTGAGATTCGTAAGCCTGAATTAGACGCTAAGCTCGTTGCTGACTCTATTGCTCAGCAGTTAGAGCGTCGTGTTATGTTCCGTCGTGCTATGAAGCGCGCAGTACAAAACGCAATGCGCATTGGTGCTCAAGGTATCAAAGTTCAAGTGAGTGGCCGTTTAGGCGGCGCTGAAATCGCGCGTGCAGAATGGTATCGTGAAGGTCGCGTACCTTTGCATACTCTACGTGCTGATATCGACTACTCAACCGCTGAAAGTCACACTCAATACGGTGTGATTGGTATTAAAGTTTGGATCTTCAAAGGCGAAGTTCTAGACGGCTTAATTCCAGCGATTGAAGAGCCAAAGCAGCAACCTAAGCGTAAGCCTCGTGGTAAATAG
- the rpsH gene encoding 30S ribosomal protein S8, which yields MSMQDPIADMLTRIRNGQAANHVSVKMPSAKLKVAIAKLLKDEGFITEYAVADEAKPELEITLKYFQGKPVVETIQRVSRPGLRIYKGKDELPKVMGGLGIAIVSTSKGLMTDRAARQNGTGGEVICYVA from the coding sequence ATGAGCATGCAAGATCCTATTGCGGATATGTTAACCCGTATTCGTAACGGCCAAGCTGCTAACCACGTATCTGTTAAGATGCCTTCAGCTAAGTTAAAAGTAGCAATTGCGAAATTACTTAAAGATGAAGGTTTCATTACTGAATACGCCGTAGCAGATGAAGCTAAGCCTGAATTAGAAATTACGTTAAAGTATTTTCAAGGCAAACCAGTCGTTGAGACTATCCAGCGTGTAAGTCGCCCTGGTCTTCGTATTTACAAAGGTAAAGACGAGCTACCAAAGGTGATGGGCGGTCTGGGTATCGCAATTGTGTCCACTTCTAAAGGCTTGATGACTGATCGCGCCGCCCGCCAAAATGGCACGGGTGGCGAGGTTATCTGCTACGTAGCGTAA
- the rpsS gene encoding 30S ribosomal protein S19 — protein MPRSLKKGPFIDLHLLKKVEKAMEAGDKKPIKTWSRRSMIIPNMIGLTIAVHNGRQHVPVFVTDEMIGHKLGEFSPTRTYRGHAADKKAKKR, from the coding sequence ATGCCACGTTCTCTCAAGAAAGGTCCCTTCATTGACCTGCACTTGCTGAAGAAGGTAGAGAAAGCGATGGAAGCGGGAGATAAAAAGCCAATTAAAACTTGGTCTCGTCGCTCAATGATCATCCCTAATATGATTGGGTTGACCATCGCTGTCCATAATGGTCGTCAGCACGTACCTGTGTTCGTAACTGACGAAATGATCGGTCACAAGCTTGGTGAATTTTCACCAACTCGCACTTATCGCGGCCATGCTGCAGATAAGAAAGCGAAGAAGCGTTAA